The following proteins come from a genomic window of Daphnia carinata strain CSIRO-1 chromosome 6, CSIRO_AGI_Dcar_HiC_V3, whole genome shotgun sequence:
- the LOC130689884 gene encoding uncharacterized protein LOC130689884, with protein MDVDKEVQRLERLMKDSQANMSEIINIYFNIVKEGTSTVSSAMPFLKDTAVRLLSPELMEILKKHRLDAFSYILVANSLLDVDDVKDELEKGNALTSHVPPNAIRKLKAELGVASVLPSATPAAERASPTQLDNPQVLMSNTNDLDHITASNTDQTRLPIEIKNECSSMKNVNGMSVYKLPLKESIFSGESSIIRRFSFGEPDPFGSRGCKTILLLGATGSGKTTLINAMVNYFLGVQWEDPFRFMLIDEDETRNQAFSQTSEITAYDIHHRNGFRIPFSLTIVDTPGFGDTRGKKRDNEITSAIKKFFEHDNGIQELETVGFVVQSTLARLTASQAHIFDSVLSIFGKDIKENVRFLATFADGGQPSVLAAIKQAKLPCLLKSNGEPCHQVFNNRVMYVSNQALGDQRSPLDWNDTMKNFQLFFTELCEMPIKSLKLTKDVLQLREIYRNRIQVLKTTIQARLMKMEELREIEKKIASNKDYVNANKDFEITVKVAKEKQIELKTNEKALNCTNCKVTCHCPCYPNSWMPCPAFWTPVKDSAGAGIAIPAFALRTSLKVGRGLFEFIANNENRRRLAAKATIGVGVAVSAEAAVTAVTAVAAGAVGTAVAAGAAGVAGAACCAAVVVTLIYGDKCQMCPGRCARKHHSYEPTKWEYVQEDETRTFHDFRKKYDDAKEKTLNVEELKNALQGEAAQLKSDIIEVMDKSRKCLNSLNEIALYGASPLSAPAYINLMIEHEKKNKKSGHEERIKSLEDLKRTAELP; from the exons atggacgtaGATAAGGAAGTTCAGCGCCTAGAGCGCCTCATGAAAGACTCGCAAGCCAACATGAGTGAAATAATCAACATCTATTTTAACATCGTAAAGGAAGGGACGTCTACTGTGTCCAGCGCTATGCCCTTCCTCAAGGATACAGCTGTTCGCTTGTTGTCCCCTGAATTGATGgaaattctgaaaaaacatAGACTGGACGCCTTTAGTTATATACTAGTCGCCAACAGCTTACTGGACGTGGACGATGTCAAAGATGAATTGGAAAAAGGAAACGCCTTAACGAGCCATGTCCCACCCAATGCGATCAGGAAGCTCAAAGCAGAGCTCGGTGTTGCATCAGTTTTGCCATCCGCAACTCCAGCAGCGGAACGCGCATCACCAACACAGTTAGACAATCCACAAGTATTAATGAGCAACACGAATGATTTGGATCACATAACTGCATCAAACACTGACCAGACCAGACTACCAATAGAAATCAAAAACGAATGTAGCAGTATGAAAAACGTTAACGGCATGTCTGTGTACAAGTTGCCGTTGAAAGAATCAATTTTCTCCGGAGAGTCTTCCATCATCAGGCGATTCTCCTTCGGTGAGCCAGATCCTTTCGGAAGCAGGGGATGCAAAACCATTCTTTTGCTGGGCGCTACAGGCTCTGGCAAGACGACCTTGATCAATGCCATGGTCAATTACTTTCTGGGCGTTCAATGGGAGGATCCTTTTCGTTTTATGCTTATCGATGAAGACGAAACAAGGAACCAGGCTTTTAGCCAGACCAGTGAGATTACAGCTTACGACATCCATCACAGAAATGGTTTCCGCATTCCTTTTTCTCTGACGATTGTTGACACTCCGGGATTCGGAGATACTCGAGGTAAAAAGCGGGACAACGAAATCACTTCGGccatcaaaaaattttttgaacacGATAATGGCATTCAG GAATTGGAAACAGTTGGCTTTGTAGTGCAGTCTACGCTGGCTCGCCTTACGGCCTCTCAGGCGCACATCTTCGATTCGGTACTGTCCATTTTTGGTaaagacatcaaagaaaaTGTTCGCTTCTTGGCCACTTTCGCTGATGGAGGGCAACCTTCTGTCTTAGCGGCAATAAAGCAGGCTAAGCTTCCTTGTCTACTGAAGTCCAATGGGGAGCCTTGCCACCAGGTTTTTAACAACCGTGTAATGTATGTCTCGAATCAGGCATTAGGTGATCAACGTTCTCCTCTCGATTGGAACGacacaatgaaaaattttcaattgttttttaccgaGCTATGTGAAATGCCTATCAAATCGCTCAAACTAACAAAAGATGTATTGCAGCTCCGAGAAATCTACCGTAACAGAATTCAGGTCTTGAAAACCACCATCCAAGCGCGCCtcatgaaaatggaagaattACGGGagatcgagaaaaaaatcGCCTCGAACAAAGACTACGTTAACGCTAATAAGGACTTTGAAATCACTGTGAAAGTAGCAAAGGAGAAACAGATTGAGCTCAAAACGAATGAGAAAGCATTGAATTGCACTAATTGCAAAGTAACGTGCCATTGTCCTTGCTACCCAAATTCATGGATGCCCTGTCCTGCATTCTGGACCCCAGTAAAAGACTCTGCAGGTGCCGGAATTGCTATTCCTGCGTTTGCCTTGCGGACTTCTTTGAAAGTTGGCAGAGGTCTCTTTGAGTTTATTGCAAATAATGAGAATCGTAGGCGTCTTGCTGCCAAAGCCACCATTGGAGTGGGTGTAGCGGTTTCAGCGGAGGCAGCGGTTACAGCGGTTACAGCGGTTGCAGCGGGTGCAGTGGGTACAGCGGTTGCAGCAGGTGCAGCGGGTGTAGCGGGTGCAGCGTGCTGTGCTGCTGTAGTGGTCACCTTAATATATGGTGATAAGTGCCAGATGTGCCCTGGACGCTGCGCCAGGAAACACCACTCATACGAACCCACTAAATGGGAATACGTTCAAGAAGACGAAACTCGCACATTTCATGACTTTCGCAAGAAGTACGATGACGCAAAGGAAAAGACTCTAAATGTGGAAGAACTAAAGAATGCCTTGCAAGGAGAGGCGGCGCAGCTGAAATCAGATATCATTGAAGTGATGGATAAGAGTAGAAAATGCTTAAATTCTTTAAATGAGATAGCACTGTATGGTGCATCTCCGCTATCCGCTCCCGCATATATTAACTTGATGATCgaacacgagaaaaaaaataaaaaatctggACACGAGGAGAGAATTAAAAGTTTGGAAGATCTAAAGAGAACGGCTGAGCTCCCGTAA
- the LOC130689895 gene encoding uncharacterized protein LOC130689895, with the protein CRTFQRPTQIVTYYVEGDSGFQAKVRYKATVNGPPHSTPYEGPEPHHEARRPAYAPVHEPRRPHYPPPYEPQRPHYPPPQESLYRPKEPEHPPAHLHKKPLYVETPTDSSEVPVDEEEPSTVSPPVNEEPKSEPEPISEGHRPHYGYSENPSAKPYTRPNPYPQGYVPYAQREHPQPHDGYSPKLYKQFQGDYGRRIQPHDGYSPKPYNERKEEYTPNLPHDGYSPKLYNEPKEAYATKPYRHEGYPTTPYEGSTPKPHPPRIAEDYPPRRLPHSGYTKSNDVSEEQQPTRPSDPRYHDGYIERHPHRELKQSVEVGERKPHTGYPDNGVTDAGRPTSEKRRRSQSPRKVRQRYVQTNLRRVQDVRDRQPSQRRLVRMAVQPYHAAMTRQ; encoded by the coding sequence TGTCGCACTTTCCAACGGCCGACGCAAATCGTGACTTACTATGTCGAAGGTGACAGTGGTTTCCAAGCCAAGGTTCGTTATAAAGCTACAGTAAACGGACCACCACACAGCACACCCTACGAAGGTCCCGAACCGCATCACGAAGCCAGGCGACCGGCTTATGCACCTGTACATGAACCGAGAAGACCGCACTATCCTCCACCTTACGAGCCACAAAGACCCCATTATCCTCCGCCGCAAGAGTCTCTTTACCGTCCAAAGGAACCTGAGCATCCACCTGCACATTTACACAAGAAGCCGCTTTACGTAGAAACGCCAACGGATTCAAGTGAAGTTCctgttgatgaagaagaaccTTCTACCGTTTCCCCACCGGTTAACGAAGAACCGAAATCCGAACCGGAACCAATCAGTGAAGGACATCGGCCTCATTATGGCTATTCTGAAAACCCTTCTGCTAAACCTTATACCAGACCGAACCCATATCCACAGGGCTACGTTCCTTACGCTCAACGTGAACACCCTCAACCTCACGATGGCTATTCTCCCAAgctgtacaaacaatttcaagGAGACTACGGTAGGAGAATCCAGCCTCATGATGGTTATTCTCCTAAACCTTACAATGAGCGTAAGGAAGAATATACACCTAATCTACCTCACGATGGCTACTCACCCAAGCTGTACAACGAGCCGAAAGAAGCATATGCTACTAAACCTTACAGACACGAAGGTTATCCCACTACTCCCTATGAAGGCTCCACACCTAAACCTCATCCACCCAGGATTGCTGAAGATTATCCTCCTCGTCGTTTACCTCACAGCGGTTACACGAAGTCAAATGACGTTAGTGAAGAACAACAGCCAACGAGACCGTCCGATCCGCGTTACCACGACGGTTACATCGAAAGACATCCTCATCGAGAGTTGAAACAAAGTGTTGAagttggagaaagaaaacctCATACGGGTTATCCCGACAACGGCGTGACTGACGCCGGTCGTCCTACCAGTGAGAAACGAAGGCGTAGCCAATCACCGAGGAAAGTACGCCAACGTTACGTGCAAACAAATTTGCGTAGAGTACAAGATGTTAGGGATAGGCAACCAAGCCAGCGTCGATTGGTCCGAATGGCAGTACAACCTTATCACGCTGCAATGACTAGACAATAA
- the LOC130689468 gene encoding uncharacterized protein LOC130689468, with the protein MEKSRKTEEIIVLNKDLVNPNKDFEITVKVPKKIKVGVNRFQTALNCSNCEVTCHYPCNLSLWTGILSLKSSDSLSCKVCPGKCATDDHSNELTRWDYVQEDETRTLYDIRKKYDEAMEKMLNAEELKNALQGEAEQLKFDIIKAMDQITHISNLLKKIALRGDPLTTPEYINLIIEKERKEKKPGHEERIKSLGELLKKARLTRNVTDGGDLAKQLIK; encoded by the coding sequence atggaaaaatcgCGGAAGACCGAGGAAATCATCGTCTTGAACAAAGACCTTGTTAACCCTAATAAGGACTTTGAAATCACTGTGAAAGTACCCAAGAAGATAAAGGTTGGGGTCAATCGGTTTCAAACAGCATTGAACTGCTCTAATTGCGAAGTGACGTGTCATTATCCTTGCAACTTGAGTTTGTGGACGGGTATCCTGTCATTAAAGTCGAGCGATAGCCTGTCGTGCAAGGTCTGCCCTGGAAAGTGCGCAACTGACGATCATTCAAATGAACTCACTAGGTGGGACTACGTTCAAGAAGACGAGACTCGCACTCTCTATGACATTCGCAAGAAGTACGACGAGGCAATGGAAAAGATGCTAAATGCGGAAGAACTGAAGAATGCGTTACAAGGAGAGGCAGAGCAGCTGAAATTCGACATTATTAAAGCGATGGATCAGATTACTCACATCTCAAATCTTTTAAAGAAGATAGCACTGCGAGGTGATCCGCTCACCACACCCGAATATATTAACCTGATAATTGAAAAGGagcggaaagaaaaaaaacctggaCACGAGGAGAGAATCAAAAGTTTGGGAGAACTATTGAAAAAGGCTCGGCTTACGAGAAACGTTACCGATGGTGGTGATTTAGCCAAGCAGctcataaaataa
- the LOC130689893 gene encoding uncharacterized protein LOC130689893, translated as MGATGSGKTTMINAMINYVLGVQWEDPFRFILIDEDVTSQAFSQTSEVTAYDIHYRNGFRIPCSLTIVNTPGFGDTQGIEGDKKITSAIKQFFEHKNGIQALDTDGFVVQSALARLTSSHTYIFNSVLSIFGKDIGENVRYLVAFADERQPPVLAAIQIANLPYQMDSNMEPCHQSFDNGVVYCSNQIPGDRLAPIEWDKAMQSFRSFFAELSKMPIKSTNSRKKY; from the exons ATGGGTGCCACTGGTTCAGGCAAGACCACCATGATCAATGCCATGATCAATTATGTATTAGGCGTTCAATGGGAGGATCCTTTTCGTTTCATACTTATCGATGAAGACGTGACATCTCAAGCTTTTAGCCAGACCAGTGAAGTTACGGCTTATGACATCCATTACAGAAATGGTTTCCGCATTCCTTGTTCTCTGACGATTGTTAACACTCCTGGATTCGGTGATACCCAAGGTATCGAGGGGGACAAAAAAATCACTTCGGCCATCAAACAATTCTTTGAACACAAAAATGGCATACAA GCATTGGACACAGATGGCTTTGTAGTGCAGTCTGCGCTGGCTCGCCTTACGAGCTCTCATACGTACATCTTCAATTCGGTACTGTCCATTTTTGGTAAAGATATCGGAGAAAACGTTCGCTACTTGGTCGCTTTTGCGGATGAAAGGCAACCTCCTGTATTAGCAGCTATTCAGATAGCTAATCTTCCTTACCAAATGGACTCCAATATGGAGCCCTGTCATCAAAGTTTTGACAACGGGGTTGTCTACTGCTCGAATCAGATACCAGGTGACCGTTTGGCTCCAATCGAATGGGACAAAGCAATGCAAAGTTTTCGATCGTTTTTTGCTGAGTTATCCAAAATGCCGATCAAATCAACCAACTCCCGAAAGAAGTACTGA
- the LOC130689886 gene encoding uncharacterized protein LOC130689886, with protein MDVDKEVVRLERLMKDSQANMSEIINIYFNIVKEGTSAVSSALPFLKDSAVRLLFPELMEILKKHRLDAFSYILVANNLLDVDDVKDELENGDALTSHVPPNAIRKLKAELGVASVLPSATPAAERASPTQLDNPQVLMSNTNDLDHITASNTDQTRLPIEIKNECSSMKNVNGMSVYKLPLKESIFSGESSIIRRFSFGEPDTFGSKPFKTILLMGATGSGKTTMINAMVNYVLDVQWEDPFRFMLIDEDGTTNQAFSQTSEITAYDIHYRNGFRIPFSLTIVDTPGFGDTQGIERDKQITSAIKQFFEHENGIQALDTVGFVVQSALARLTSSQTYIFNSILSIFGKDIGENVSFLVTFADGRQPSVLAAIKIANLPCRLDSNKEPCYQSFNNGVVYVSNQIPGDQRSPLDWNDAMKNFQLFFTELCEMPIKSLKLTKDVLEFREIYRNTIQFLKTTIQAHLMKMEELREIEEKIALNKDYVNANKDFEITVKVPKKKQIELKTNEKALNCTNCKVTCHCPCYPNSLMPCPAFWTPVKDSAGAGIAIPAFSLRTSMKVGRGLFEFIANDENRRRLAAKAAIGVGVAVSAVAAGAVGTTVAAGAAGVAGAACCAAVVVALIYGDKCQMCPGRCARKHHSYEPTKWEYVQEDETRTFHDFRKKYDDAKEKTLNVEELKNALQGEAAQLKSDIIEVMDKSRKCLNSLNEIALYGASPLSAPAYINLMIEHEKKNKKSGHEERIKSLEDLKRTAELP; from the exons atggacgtaGATAAGGAAGTTGTGCGCCTAGAGCGCCTCATGAAAGACTCGCAAGCCAACATGAGTGAAATAATCAACATCTATTTTAACATCGTAAAGGAAGGGACGTCTGCTGTTTCCAGCGCTCTGCCCTTCCTCAAGGATTCAGCTGTTCGCTTGTTGTTCCCTGAATTGATGgaaattctgaaaaaacatAGACTGGACGCCTTTAGTTATATACTAGTCGCCAACAACTTACTGGACGTGGACGATGTCAAAGATGAATTGGAAAATGGAGACGCCTTAACGAGCCATGTCCCACCCAATGCGATCAGGAAGCTCAAAGCAGAGCTCGGTGTTGCATCAGTTTTGCCATCCGCAACTCCAGCAGCGGAACGCGCATCACCAACACAGTTAGACAATCCACAAGTATTAATGAGCAACACGAATGATTTGGATCACATAACTGCATCAAACACTGACCAGACCAGACTACCAATAGAAATCAAAAACGAATGTAGCAGTATGAAAAACGTTAACGGCATGTCTGTGTACAAGTTGCCGTTGAAAGAATCAATTTTCTCCGGAGAGTCTTCCATCATCAGGCGATTCTCCTTCGGTGAGCCAGATACTTTCGGAAGCAAGCCATTTAAAACCATTCTTCTGATGGGTGCCACTGGTTCAGGCAAGACCACCATGATCAATGCCATGGTCAATTATGTGCTGGACGTTCAATGGGAGGATCCTTTTCGTTTTATGCTTATCGATGAAGACGGAACAACGAACCAGGCTTTTAGCCAGACCAGTGAGATTACAGCTTACGACATCCATTACAGAAATGGTTTCCGCATTCCTTTTTCTCTGACGATTGTTGACACTCCTGGATTCGGTGATACCCAAGGTATCGAGCGTGACAAACAAATCACTTCGGCCATCAAACAATTCtttgaacacgaaaatggcATTCAA GCATTGGACACAGTTGGCTTTGTAGTGCAGTCTGCGCTGGCTCGCCTTACGAGCTCTCAGACGTACATCTTCAATTCGATACTGTCCATTTTTGGTAAAGATATCGGAGAAAACGTTAGCTTCTTGGTCACTTTTGCGGATGGAAGGCAACCTTCTGTCTTAGCAGCTATTAAGATAGCTAATCTTCCTTGCCGATTGGACTCCAACAAGGAGCCCTGTTACCAAAGTTTTAACAACGGGGTAGTCTACGTCTCGAATCAGATACCAGGTGATCAACGTTCTCCTCTCGATTGGAACGacgcaatgaaaaattttcaattgttttttaccgaGCTATGTGAAATGCCTATCAAATCGCTCAAACTAACAAAAGATGTATTGGAGTTCCGAGAAATCTACCGTAACACTATTCAGTTCTTGAAAACCACCATCCAAGCGCACCtcatgaaaatggaagaattACGGGAGATCGAGGAAAAAATCGCCTTGAACAAAGACTACGTTAACGCTAATAAGGACTTTGAAATCACTGTGAAAGTACCCAAGAAGAAACAGATTGAGCTCAAAACGAATGAGAAAGCATTGAATTGCACTAATTGCAAAGTAACGTGCCATTGTCCTTGCTACCCAAATTCATTGATGCCCTGTCCTGCATTCTGGACCCCAGTAAAAGACTCTGCAGGTGCCGGAATTGCTATTCCTGCGTTTTCCTTGCGGACTTCTATGAAAGTTGGCAGAGGTCTCTTTGAGTTTATTGCAAATGATGAGAATCGTAGGCGTCTTGCTGCCAAAGCCGCCATTGGAGTGGGTGTAGCGGTTTCAGCGGTTGCAGCGGGTGCAGTGGGTACAACGGTTGCAGCAGGTGCAGCGGGTGTAGCGGGTGCAGCGTGCTGTGCTGCTGTAGTGGTCGCCTTAATATATGGTGATAAGTGCCAGATGTGCCCTGGACGCTGCGCCAGGAAACACCACTCATACGAACCCACTAAATGGGAATACGTTCAAGAAGACGAAACTCGCACATTTCATGACTTTCGCAAGAAGTACGATGACGCAAAGGAAAAGACTCTAAATGTGGAAGAACTAAAGAATGCCTTGCAAGGAGAGGCGGCGCAGCTGAAATCAGATATCATTGAAGTGATGGATAAGAGTAGAAAATGCTTAAATTCTTTAAATGAGATAGCACTGTATGGTGCATCTCCGCTATCCGCTCCCGCATATATTAACTTGATGATCgaacacgagaaaaaaaataaaaaatctggACACGAGGAGAGAATTAAAAGTTTGGAAGATCTAAAGAGAACGGCTGAGCTCCCGTAA
- the LOC130689885 gene encoding uncharacterized protein LOC130689885 has protein sequence MDVVQRLEGLMNDPKANRSEIIHIYFIIVKEGTSAVSSAMPLLKDSAVHLLSPELMKILEKHELDAFSYILVANKLLNVDDVKEELENGDALTGHVPPNAIRKLKAELGVASVLPSATPAAERAPPTQLEKPQVLMSNTNDLDPKIASNTDKIRLPIEIKNECSSMKNVNGMAVYKLPLERSLTFAGASSIIKRFSFGEPDPFGSKGCKTILLMGATGSGKTTMINAMINYVLDVQWEDPFRFMLIDEDGTRNQAFSQTSEITAYDIHYRNGFRIPFSLTIVDTPGFGDTRRIERDEEVTSAIKEFFEHENGIQALDAVGFVVHSSLARLTSAQTYIFNTVLSIFGKDIEKNVRFLATFADGGQPPVLAVIREAKLPCLLDSNGEPCHQVFNNRAMYVSNQIPGDQRSPLDWNDAMQNFQSFFAELSKMPITSLELTKKVLNSLENFRNIMQDFQTTIQAHLMKMEELRKIEEIIALNKENVNANKDFEITVKVCKKKQIELKTNEKALNCTICKVTCRRCYPNSWMPFPAFWELTKVTMVTSGYASAGIAEKLSGDLFEFIAKDENLRRIAINSLVGTAAAVGGAGAATAAVAAAAAGAAGVAVVAALTYGNECQMCPKRCAKEHHSYELTKWEFVQEDETRTFHEIRKKYDDAMEKTLNAEELKNALQGEAAQLKSDIIEIMDKSRSCLNYLKEIALCGASPLSAPEYINLMIEDEKKNEISGHEERIKSLEDIKRTAELTKDVTDGGDLAKQYKN, from the exons atggacgtaGTTCAGCGCCTAGAGGGCCTCATGAATGACCCGAAAGCCAACAGGAGTGAAATAATCCACATCTATTTCATCATAGTAAAGGAAGGAACGTCTGCTGTGTCCAGTGCTATGCCCTTGCTCAAGGATTCAGCTGTTCACTTGTTGTCCCCTGAATTGATGAAAATTCTGGAAAAACATGAACTGGACGCCTTTAGTTATATACTAGTCGCCAACAAATTACTGAACGTGGACGATGTCAAAGAGGAATTGGAAAATGGAGACGCTTTAACGGGCCATGTCCCACCCAATGCGATCAGGAAGCTCAAAGCAGAGCTAGGTGTTGCATCAGTTTTGCCATCCGCAACCCCAGCAGCGGAACGCGCGCCACCGACACAGTTAGAAAAACCACAAGTATTAATGAGCAACACGAATGATTTGGATCCCAAAATTGCATCAAACACTGACAAGATCAGACTAccaatagaaataaaaaacgaatgtAGCAGTATGAAAAACGTTAACGGCATGGCTGTGTACAAGTTGCCGTTGGAACGATCATTAACTTTCGCCGGAGCGTCTTCGATCATCAAGCGGTTCTCCTTCGGTGAGCCAGATCCTTTCGGAAGCAAGGGATGCAAAACCATTCTTTTGATGGGGGCCACCGGTTCAGGCAAGACCACCATGATCAATGCCATGATCAATTATGTGCTGGACGTTCAATGGGAGGATCCTTTTCGTTTTATGCTTATCGATGAAGACGGAACAAGGAACCAGGCTTTTAGCCAGACCAGTGAGATTACAGCTTACGACATCCATTACAGAAATGGTTTCCGCATTCCTTTTTCACTGACGATTGTTGACACTCCGGGATTCGGAGATACTCGACGTATCGAGAGGGACGAAGAAGTCACTTCGGCcatcaaagaattttttgaacacgaaaatggcATTCAG gCATTGGACGCAGTTGGCTTTGTAGTGCACTCTTCGCTGGCTCGCCTTACGAGCGCTCAGACGTATATCTTCAATACGGTATTGTCCATTTTTGGCAAAGACatcgaaaaaaatgttcgCTTCTTGGCCACTTTCGCTGATGGAGGGCAACCTCCTGTCTTAGCAGTAATTAGGGAGGCTAAGCTTCCTTGTCTACTGGACTCCAATGGGGAGCCTTGCCACCAGGTTTTTAACAACCGTGCAATGTATGTCTCGAATCAGATACCAGGTGATCAACGTTCGCCTCTCGATTGGAACGACGcaatgcaaaattttcaatcgttttttgCTGAGTTATCCAAAATGCCAATCACATCGCTCgaactaacaaaaaaagtacTGAATAGCTTAGAAAACTTCCGTAACATTATGCAGGACTTTCAAACCACCATCCAAGCGCACCtcatgaaaatggaagaattACGAAAGATCGAGGAAATCATCGCcttgaacaaagaaaatgttaacgCTAATAAGGACTTTGAAATCACTGTTAAAGTATGCAAGAAGAAACAGATTGAGCTCAAAACGAATGAGAAAGCATTGAATTGCACTATTTGCAAAGTAACGTGTCGTCGTTGCTACCCAAATTCATGGATGCCCTTTCCTGCATTCTGGGAACTAACAAAAGTCACCATGGTAACCAGTGGCTATGCAAGTGCCGGAATTGCTGAGAAACTTAGCGGAGATCTCTTTGAGTTCATTGCAAAGGATGAGAATTTAAGGCGTATTGCTATCAATTCCTTAGTGGGTACAGCGGCTGCAGTGGGTGGTGCGGGTGCAGCAACTGCAGCGGTTGCAGCGGCTGCAGCGGGTGCAGCGGGTGTTGCTGTAGTGGCCGCCTTAACGTATGGTAATGAGTGCCAGATGTGCCCTAAACGCTGCGCCAAGGAACACCACTCATACGAACTCACTAAATGGGAATTCGTTCAAGAAGACGAAACTCGCACATTTCATGAAATTCGCAAGAAGTACGATGACGCAATGGAAAAGACTCTAAATGCGGAAGAACTAAAGAATGCCTTGCAAGGAGAGGCGGCGCAGCTGAAATCAGATATCATTGAAATAATGGATAAGAGTAGAAGCTGCTTAAATTATTTAAAGGAGATAGCACTGTGTGGTGCATCTCCGCTATCCGCTCCCGAATATATTAACCTGATGATcgaagacgagaaaaaaaatgaaatatctGGACACGAGGAGAGAATTAAAAGTTTGGAAGATATAAAGAGAACGGCTGAGCTCACGAAAGACGTAACGGATGGCGGTGATTTAGCCAAGCAGTACAAAAACTAA